The genomic window CCGGGTTGACAGCATCGACACCAAAGCAAAAACGGTAACCACCAGCTCAGGGCTCAAGCTCAACTACGCACAACTAGTACTCAGCACTGGCTCAACTCCAACAGATTTCGACATTCCCGGGGTCCGTAAACACGCCCTGATGTTTCACCATCTAAACGACGTTGACGTGCTGCGACAACGAATTAAAGAACTTCAATTGCGTAGAAATCCTCGTCAGGACCTTGTGATTGTTGGAGCGGGGCCAACTGGCGTGGAACTGGCCTGCAAGCTGGCAGATCTCCTTGAAGGTGCTGCTCAACTCCACCTCATTGAGCTTGGCGAAAGGGTTCTGCCCAGTGCGAAAGCCTTCAACCAAGAACAAGCCGAGCGAGCCCTCAGCGAACGTGGTGTTCACGTTCATTTGCTCACGCAAGTTCGAGCCATCTCAACAGACCAGGTTGAACTCCTAAGCAAACAAAAAGAACCTGCCATAAGTTCAGCAATAACTCACAGTGGTCTTGTTTGGACAGCCGGCACAAGACCAGTCATACCAGCACTCAGCCCCGACTTTGTCCTTACCGAAGCAAGACTGCCTATCGATTCGTGCCTACAAGTGATCGGACTCAGTGATGTGCTTGGCCTTGGCGATGCCACTTACAACAAAGATCACTCCTGGCCGCCCACAGCCCAGGTCGCACTTCAACAAGGGGAGCTCGCGGCTCGAAACGTGATGGCACTACGAACAAGCAGTCCTCTCCAACCTTTTGAATTTAAGGATTTTGGCGAAATGCTCAGCCTGGGAGTAGGAGAAGCCTCCATCACCGGCATGGGTTTCACACTCGCAGGTCCTCTGGCTTTCCAAATTCGCCGGGGTGCCTATCTAACAAAACTACCTGGATTGTCTCTAGGCCTGCGCTCAGGCGGGGCCTGGCTGCTCGGACATTGAAACAAGCCCACCTCGCTGGCCGCACCAAGGGACTACGCCCTTCACAACAAAGACAATTAGAACGCCTCAGCCACCGCCGGCATCCCGAAAGGGAAGGCGCCGATCAGCTAACTCTAGAACGGCTAGCTGAAAAGGTGATTGAGCTATGCCAACCACTCCATTTAGTGCTGGATAGCCGTGGATTGTGCCGCCTTCTTTGGGTCGGTCCTCTCGATGGATCCGGCCAACTTCTCGCCCATCTTCCTGAATCACCCCGTCGCAAGAGCGCTGGATGGCGCTTAATCAGCTGCTCTCTAACGCTTCAGCGAAACAACCTCAGGCCAG from Prochlorococcus marinus str. MIT 9313 includes these protein-coding regions:
- a CDS encoding NAD(P)/FAD-dependent oxidoreductase yields the protein MIPNPSNANAVVVVGGGFAGLTTALALSHCQPRPPIVLIEPRQRFVFLPLLYELLSGELQAWEVAPPYHSLLSQRGIALLEDRVDSIDTKAKTVTTSSGLKLNYAQLVLSTGSTPTDFDIPGVRKHALMFHHLNDVDVLRQRIKELQLRRNPRQDLVIVGAGPTGVELACKLADLLEGAAQLHLIELGERVLPSAKAFNQEQAERALSERGVHVHLLTQVRAISTDQVELLSKQKEPAISSAITHSGLVWTAGTRPVIPALSPDFVLTEARLPIDSCLQVIGLSDVLGLGDATYNKDHSWPPTAQVALQQGELAARNVMALRTSSPLQPFEFKDFGEMLSLGVGEASITGMGFTLAGPLAFQIRRGAYLTKLPGLSLGLRSGGAWLLGH